A single window of Oncorhynchus keta strain PuntledgeMale-10-30-2019 chromosome 34, Oket_V2, whole genome shotgun sequence DNA harbors:
- the LOC118367729 gene encoding phosphatidylinositol-3-phosphatase SAC1-B isoform X1, protein MATAYEKFNLHTTPEKFYIEACDDGSNDVLSIDRVSTEMILTVRKDIPPHAVTRPICGIMGTIRLVAGTYLIVITKKKKVGDLLGHAVWKAMDFDVISYKKTVLHLTDNQMQDNKAFLSMINSVLLTDGFYFATDYDLTHTLQRLANTSPEFQEMSLLERADQRFVWNGHLLREFMPQPELHRFAFPVVHGFVVMKSCCINGKIFDWNIISRRSCFRAGVRYYVRGIDSEGHAANFVETEQIVQYSGGKASFVQTRGSIPFYWSQRPNLKYKPKPQISKTINHLDGFQRHFDSQIIIYGKQVILNLIDQKGSEKQLEQAFDKMVSSLGNGMVKYIAFDFHKECSRMRWHRLQILVDMVTEMQDEYGYFLVDVDGNVLVQQEGMFRSNCMDCLDRTNVIQSLLARRSLQSQLERLGVLHMGQRIEDQADFEKIYKNAWADNANACAKQYAGTGALKTDFTRTGKRTQWGLVMDGWNSMIRYYKNNFSDGFRQDSIDLFLGNYAIDEADMTTPLHETKDWKFLTLPIIMVVAFSMCIICLLMAGDTWTETLAYVLFWGTASFVTAGVILFNGREFVDSPKLVQKEKMD, encoded by the exons ATGGCGACCGCCTACGAGAAATTCAACCT GCACACTACCCCAGAGAAGTTTTACATTGAGGCATGTGATGACGGCTCCAATGATGTATTGTCCATTGACAGGGTGTCCACAGAAATGATCCTCACCG tGAGGAAGGACATTCCTCCCCATGCGGTCACCAGGCCAATATGTGGGATCATGGGAACTATCCGTCTGGTGGCAG GCACGTACCTCATCGTTATCACAAAGAAGAAGAAGGTGGGTGACCTGTTGGGCCATGCCGTGTGGAAGGCTATGGACTTTGACGTTATCTCTTACAAGAAGACTGTGCTGCACCTGACAGACAACCAG ATGCAGGACAACAAAGCCTTCCTGTCCATGATCAACAGTGTTCTGCTCACAGACGGCTTCTACTTTGCTACAGACTACGACCTGACCCACACTCTGCAGAGACTTGCCAACACCAGTCCTGAGTTCCAGGAGATGAGCCTGCTGGAAAGG GCAGATCAGCGGTTTGTGTGGAATGGTCACCTGTTGAGAGAATTCATGCCACAGCCAGAG CTGCACAGGTTTGCTTTCCCTGTTGTCCACGGCT TCGTCGTTATGAAGTCCTGCTGCATCAATGGGAAGATCTTTGACTGGAACATCATCTCCAGGCGGAGCTGCTTCAGGGCTGGAGTACGTTACTACGTCAGAG GCATTGACTCAGAGGGTCATGCAGCTAACTTTGTGGAGACAGAGCAGATTGTCCAGTACAGCGGGGGCAAGGCCTCATTCGTACAGACCCGAGGCTCCATCCCCTTCTACTGGTCCCAAAGACCCAACCTCAAGTACAAACCAAAACCTCAGATCAGCAAAACCATCAACCAT CTGGATGGCTTCCAAAGGCATTTTGACTCGCAGATCATCATTTATGGAAAGCAAGTGATTTTAAATCTGATCGACCAGAAAGGCTCAGAGAAACAATTGGAACAGGCCTTTGACAAAATGGTGTCCAGCTTGGGCAACGGCATGGTCAA GTACATAGCGTTTGACTTCCACAAGGAATGCAGTCGGATGAGGTGGCATCGCCTGCAGATCTTAGTCGATATGGTGACAGAGATGCAGGACGAGTATGG GTACTTCCTGGTTGATGTGGATGGGAACGTTCTGGTGCAACAGGAAGGGATGTTCCGCAGTAACTGCATGGACTGTCTGGACCGTACCAACGTCATCCAGAGTCTGCTGGCACGACGCTCACTGCAGTCACAGCTGGAG CGACTGGGAGTTCTCCACATGGGCCAGAGGATTGAAGATCAGGCCGACTTCGAGAAGATCTACAAAAATG CGTGGGCAGACAATGCCAATGCGTGTGCCAAGCAGTATGCTGGCACAGGGGCCTTGAAGACAGACTTCACAAG AACAGGGAAAAGGACACAATGGGGGCTGGTGATGGACGGCTGGAACTCCATGATCAGATACTATAAGAACAACTTCTCAGACGGCTTCAGACAG GACTCTATTGATCTGTTCCTGGGTAACTATGCCATTGATGAGGCAGATATGACCACACCCCTTCACGAGACCAAAGACTGGAAGTTCCTCACG tTGCCCATTATCATGGTTGTGGCATTCTCCATGTGTATCATCTGCCTCCTCATGGCTG GTGACACGTGGACGGAGACCCTGGCGTATGTGCTGTTCTGGGGCACAGCTAGCTTCGTGACGGCTGGCGTCATCCTCTTCAACGGTCGGGAGTTTGTAGACTCGCCCAAGCTGGTCCAGAAGGAGAAGATGGACTGA
- the LOC118367729 gene encoding phosphatidylinositol-3-phosphatase SAC1-B isoform X2 has product MILTVRKDIPPHAVTRPICGIMGTIRLVAGTYLIVITKKKKVGDLLGHAVWKAMDFDVISYKKTVLHLTDNQMQDNKAFLSMINSVLLTDGFYFATDYDLTHTLQRLANTSPEFQEMSLLERADQRFVWNGHLLREFMPQPELHRFAFPVVHGFVVMKSCCINGKIFDWNIISRRSCFRAGVRYYVRGIDSEGHAANFVETEQIVQYSGGKASFVQTRGSIPFYWSQRPNLKYKPKPQISKTINHLDGFQRHFDSQIIIYGKQVILNLIDQKGSEKQLEQAFDKMVSSLGNGMVKYIAFDFHKECSRMRWHRLQILVDMVTEMQDEYGYFLVDVDGNVLVQQEGMFRSNCMDCLDRTNVIQSLLARRSLQSQLERLGVLHMGQRIEDQADFEKIYKNAWADNANACAKQYAGTGALKTDFTRTGKRTQWGLVMDGWNSMIRYYKNNFSDGFRQDSIDLFLGNYAIDEADMTTPLHETKDWKFLTLPIIMVVAFSMCIICLLMAGDTWTETLAYVLFWGTASFVTAGVILFNGREFVDSPKLVQKEKMD; this is encoded by the exons ATGATCCTCACCG tGAGGAAGGACATTCCTCCCCATGCGGTCACCAGGCCAATATGTGGGATCATGGGAACTATCCGTCTGGTGGCAG GCACGTACCTCATCGTTATCACAAAGAAGAAGAAGGTGGGTGACCTGTTGGGCCATGCCGTGTGGAAGGCTATGGACTTTGACGTTATCTCTTACAAGAAGACTGTGCTGCACCTGACAGACAACCAG ATGCAGGACAACAAAGCCTTCCTGTCCATGATCAACAGTGTTCTGCTCACAGACGGCTTCTACTTTGCTACAGACTACGACCTGACCCACACTCTGCAGAGACTTGCCAACACCAGTCCTGAGTTCCAGGAGATGAGCCTGCTGGAAAGG GCAGATCAGCGGTTTGTGTGGAATGGTCACCTGTTGAGAGAATTCATGCCACAGCCAGAG CTGCACAGGTTTGCTTTCCCTGTTGTCCACGGCT TCGTCGTTATGAAGTCCTGCTGCATCAATGGGAAGATCTTTGACTGGAACATCATCTCCAGGCGGAGCTGCTTCAGGGCTGGAGTACGTTACTACGTCAGAG GCATTGACTCAGAGGGTCATGCAGCTAACTTTGTGGAGACAGAGCAGATTGTCCAGTACAGCGGGGGCAAGGCCTCATTCGTACAGACCCGAGGCTCCATCCCCTTCTACTGGTCCCAAAGACCCAACCTCAAGTACAAACCAAAACCTCAGATCAGCAAAACCATCAACCAT CTGGATGGCTTCCAAAGGCATTTTGACTCGCAGATCATCATTTATGGAAAGCAAGTGATTTTAAATCTGATCGACCAGAAAGGCTCAGAGAAACAATTGGAACAGGCCTTTGACAAAATGGTGTCCAGCTTGGGCAACGGCATGGTCAA GTACATAGCGTTTGACTTCCACAAGGAATGCAGTCGGATGAGGTGGCATCGCCTGCAGATCTTAGTCGATATGGTGACAGAGATGCAGGACGAGTATGG GTACTTCCTGGTTGATGTGGATGGGAACGTTCTGGTGCAACAGGAAGGGATGTTCCGCAGTAACTGCATGGACTGTCTGGACCGTACCAACGTCATCCAGAGTCTGCTGGCACGACGCTCACTGCAGTCACAGCTGGAG CGACTGGGAGTTCTCCACATGGGCCAGAGGATTGAAGATCAGGCCGACTTCGAGAAGATCTACAAAAATG CGTGGGCAGACAATGCCAATGCGTGTGCCAAGCAGTATGCTGGCACAGGGGCCTTGAAGACAGACTTCACAAG AACAGGGAAAAGGACACAATGGGGGCTGGTGATGGACGGCTGGAACTCCATGATCAGATACTATAAGAACAACTTCTCAGACGGCTTCAGACAG GACTCTATTGATCTGTTCCTGGGTAACTATGCCATTGATGAGGCAGATATGACCACACCCCTTCACGAGACCAAAGACTGGAAGTTCCTCACG tTGCCCATTATCATGGTTGTGGCATTCTCCATGTGTATCATCTGCCTCCTCATGGCTG GTGACACGTGGACGGAGACCCTGGCGTATGTGCTGTTCTGGGGCACAGCTAGCTTCGTGACGGCTGGCGTCATCCTCTTCAACGGTCGGGAGTTTGTAGACTCGCCCAAGCTGGTCCAGAAGGAGAAGATGGACTGA